From the genome of Myripristis murdjan chromosome 22, fMyrMur1.1, whole genome shotgun sequence, one region includes:
- the dhrs7 gene encoding dehydrogenase/reductase SDR family member 7, which translates to MDVCCLSAVWYLIAIYALIQLVRFIFADADFTLLWACLVGNKPETKLKGLVVWVTGASSGIGEELAYQLAGCGCRLILSARRVDELDRVKRCCLERSNLQDQDILVLPLDLLERTSHEAKMKTALQHFGNIDILINNGGRTQRSLCLETSLDVYQALMELNFLGTASLTKQVLPHMTQRGTGSVVTVSSVAGLAGAPLATGYCASKHALQGFFNALRTELTDYPHILISTVCPGPVQSQIVQNAFTEELDMPVTRVGDQEYKMATKRCVHLILVGIANGVKEMWISKQPFLLFNYMWQYTPTWAWAITDLLGRKRVQNFKAGLDADAAYFTKPKTS; encoded by the exons ATGGATGTGTGTTGTCTCTCTGCAGTGTGGTATCTGATAGCGATTTACGCGCTGATTCAGCTGGTGCGCTTCATTTTTGCGGATGCGGACTTCACTCTGCTGTGGGCTTGTCTGGTCGGGAACAAGCCAG AAACCAAGTTGAAAGGCCTGGTGGTATGGGTCACCGGGGCCTCCAGTGGCATAGGCGAGGAGCTGGCCTATCAGCTGGCAGGCTGCGGCTGTCGCCTCATCCTGTCAGCTCGCCGTGTGGACGAGCTGGACAGGGTGAAACGTTGCTGCCTGG AGCGTTCCAACCTACAAGATCAGGATATTCTTGTTCTTCCACTTGATTTGTTGGAGAGGACATCCCATGaggcaaaaatgaaaactgctcTCCAGCACTTTGGCAAT ATTGATATCCTGATTAATAATGGTGGCCGAACCCAGCGCTCTCTGTGCTTGGAGACCAGCCTTGATGTGTACCAGGCCTTGATGGAGCTCAACTTCCTGGGCACGGCGTCGCTCACCAAGCAGGTGCTGCCTCACATGACGCAGCGAGGCACCGGGAGTGTGGTGACCGTCAGCAGTGTGGCAGGCCTCGCCGGGGCGCCGCTGGCAACTGGATACTGTGCCAGCAAACACGCTCTTCag GGCTTCTTCAATGCTCTTCGGACTGAGCTCACCGACTATCCACACATACTCATCAGCACAGTGTGTCCAGGGCCTGTGCAGTCACAGATTGTCCAAAATGCCTTCACAGAGGAACTGGACATG CCTGTCACCAGAGTTGGTGACCAGGAGTATAAGATGGCAACAAAGCGCTGTGTGCATTTAATCCTGGTTGGCATTGCCAATGGTGTCAAAGAAATGTGGATATCCAAGCAGCCCTTCCTGCTGTTTAACTACATGTGGCAGTATACTCCTACCTGGGCCTGGGCCATCACAGACTTGCTGGGCAGGAAAAGAGTGCAGAATTTCAAGGCAGGTCTG GATGCAGATGCAGCATACTTTACAAAGCCTAAGACCTcctga